The Methanocella sp. DNA segment CGCCCATAACAATACTGTGTACCCATAAAATCGATTAATGGGCAGATTTTTTCAAAATTTCGTTGAGGTGTGGAAATGGCGGATAAAGATAAAGGAGTAATGACAGTCAAGGAAGCCGGACATAAGGGCGGTGAAAAGACGAAAGAGCGCTACGGTGAAGGGTTCTACGAAGAGATCGGCCGTAAGGGCGGCAGGATAGGCGGAGAGACCACAAAGGAACGCTATGGCGGGAGCTTCTACGAGGACATCGGCCATAAGGGCGGACAAAAAGTAAAAGAGCTAATCGAGAGGGGCAAGCTACTGCGCGGCGCAAAATAAGCCACCATTTATTGCCGGGCCGCACGTTTCCCCGACCTTTTTTACCACATCAGCGACCATAGCCTGGGCAGGATTTGCGTGCCCGGCTGGGTCATGTTCAGCGCGCACTGGAGTACGTACCAGTGCTCGTCGATCATCGAGACGTCGTAGGGGCGGTCATACGGGTCTATCCAGAGAGGCGCGTCCGTGGGGCCGGCATAGGCCTTTCCCATCGTGCCTCCCCGGTGCGAGTTCCGCCACATGCGCTCCAGGAGCGGCATATTGTTGATCTGCTCCGTCGTAGCGCTGAAGTTGAAGTCCGCATAGGTCAAGTCGGAGGGCTCCGATGTCGTGGTCGTGAACGACGAGGGGCTTATAGACCTGTTGATCTTAGTGCCCGTCGTATTGCCTGTATTATTTCCCGTCCGATTACCCGTCGTGCCTGCTGTGGTCGTGGTCGATGGCATTGCGAAGGTTGCGCCCGTGCTGCCCGCGCCGTTCGTGTACGTCCCTCCGATGCCATTGCTGGGATATGTCTGCACGGTCTTATCGGCCATATCGAAGTACGATGGGTATATCACCGGCATTTCCAGCGGGCTCGTGGACGCGTTCTTTGCCTTGAAGAAGTCCATGGAATACGAGAGCTTATCGCCCGGGACCAATATCATGTCCGTTGTATTTTTCGCCGGCTGGTTCAGCAAGTTGCCGATCGTATCGCCAGTAGATGTCGTATTTACGGGTGTCTGGTTCGAGGTCTTTGTCTGGTTGGCGGGCTTTGCTGAAGATGGAGTCGATTCCTTAAGCTTGTTCTGTATGGCGATCTTCCCGAACTGCTCCGGGTATAGCTGTGAGAAGCCAAAGATCGATGCGGGGGCGATGACCTGCCGTACTGTCCGGGGGTAGGCCGGCGATACCGGGACGTTGCCGTAATCAGTCTCGGAACGGTAGTTATAGTTCGACGTAAAGAATCCCGTCCGGGAAGCCGAGACGGACTGGAGGGAATCCTGATGGATGTCGGGGAAGGCCAGGCTTACAGGGCCGAACGGCAGGACGTTTGCTGTGGCTGATACCCCCGTGGAACTCTCATCCCCCATGCCGAGCTTAAGCGTAGAAGGGCCGAGCCCAAGATCATCGGCGGAGATAGGAAAATTGATATCCAGATGTTCTACGTCTACTGTCTGGAGGGTTTGCTGGTGAAAGAGAGTCTGGATGGAGCGGGAGCTATAAAGGTCGTTCCCGAAATATGCGTCGCCCGCGCGTAGCAGGTACCGGGCCTCCGTCCGGGCGAAGGCAGTGGAGGACATGAGGGCAAAGACGGCCAGCGCGAGCATGATTATAAAAAAATATTTGATGTGCTTTGTTTCTTGCGTCATGCCAACAACTTCCAAAAGTTTACAGGTCCCAGAATACCGGGGCTATACGCTCTCCTGGCTGGGTCTTTTTCAAGGCTATCTTGAGGATATTCTGCATATCGATCTGATTGAAGACTCCGCGGCCGTTATCGTAGGGGTCGATCCACGTCGGGTATTGCGTCGGGCCTTCGTACGCGTTGTGCATGGTGCTGGCGATGAAGGCGTTCCGATATACCCGCTGCATCGTGGTCGTGCTCTTGATCTCGTCCTGGGTCATCCTCGGGTCGATGCGCGGCTTCCTCAGGCCCCAGCCCACCGGCTTTTTCTCTCCGCTATTATTCGGCATGCCGGGCGTCGGGCCGGAGCCCCGCGTGATGTTCATGTCAAATTTCAGGATGTCCGAGTTGAAGGAGGGCACGTCAGGAACGATGCCGGGCGACAGACTATCGACATCCAGAGAAAGGCCGCCCGTGGACGCGCTGGCTTTAGGGATCATGAGGGGCCATATGAACTCGGAGCCCATCATCTTACTGGATTTGAACGGATGCCCGGAGGCCAGGTGAGTTCCGAGCGGCTCGGAGCCCAGGTTACCCGAAACCGTGTCGGCGAAGTAGGCCCAGTTCGCTGTGAAGAACCCGGTGCTCGTTGTTTCCATCGTCTGCGCCACGTCCTGGTGTATGTCTGGGAAGGCCAGGTTAACCGGGCCGAATGGCAGGACGTTCGCCGTGGCCGACGCTTCGACGCCCGGGTCCAGGCCTAGCGTGCCGGGGCCCAGCCCCAGGTCATCGGCAGTGATAGGAAAATTAATATCCAGATGCTCTATATCCGTGGCCGTGGCCGTTTGCTGATGGAATAATTCGGCGCAGGGATGCTCTATGCTGATATCCTCGCCTGCGATGATGTCGCCTGTCTGTAGCGCCCAGCGGGCTTCTACCCTCGCCGATGCATTCATAGCCGTCATGCCCACCAGCAGGAAGGCTATGGTTATGATGACAGGCATAGCTTTCAGTATGCCCATAAACACCCTCCTCAACGGTACTTTAACTAACCCTCAACTATGGATACAGGTGCCGGGCGCTTAAACGTTCATGCAGGTTATACCGGGGATTGGTGCATAATCCACGTAATTATCAATAAAAAGGGATAAGATTCAAACGATATAGCAAAATACGACTAATTATCTTATAAAAACGATAATAAACGCATAATAAGGTTTAATTAGTAAAATAAGTTATTTTTTAGCTACTGCTTTCCCAGCAGGTCCAGTGTATAGTCCGTGATCGCAAGGCACTGCTCGGGACTGACGTTCCCCAGAAAACGGATGATGAGCTCCGGCATCTCCTCGAGATGGACGGGCCGCGGCTCTTCGCCGTATTTTCCTTTATACTCGTCGTACTTTTTCCAGTAATGCTTCTTATCCAGGTCCCTGACGTGGACCAGGAATAGCTGGTCGGCTTTGACGGGGCTTCGACTGCCGTCGTCTACGATGAAGCCGATCCTTTCCAGCCTGGAGATGGTCTCTTTTGGTATTACACACGCTAATGCTATTACGGAATTATAATTCTTATGCCTTTGCCAGACGTCCCAGTCCCTCACGTTTTAAGCCTCCGGTCCGATAGTCTATACCACTTTGAGTTAATATAGCATAAATTTGCCGTTGATTCAGGCGCTCTTCAATATGAAGAAGGTCATGGCGCCGAAGCCGATGATGAACGCTAAAATGATGACGATCTTTTTGATCAACTCGAAAGTCCCGTCCTTCGCTTTTGCCTTTGAGTCCTTTTTCGCCATGTATCATGCACTATGCACGGTTGTTAAAAATAGTTTCCTGAGCGCCGACTCAAACGGAAATAATAATCATTTATTAATAAAGATTTGGTGCCGCCCGGTGTAAGCTCCGTGCCGCTTGGTGATATAATATCAAATGGTGCCGCCTGGTGTAAACCTGGTGCCGCTTGTTAGCACAAGTTCAACCACACCAAGTTTACACCAGGCGGCACCAATTATTTTTAATATAATTATATATAATGCGTGACGAAATGATATCCTTAAAAATTTGAATGCCTTATCGGGGGCGGGATCTGTTGAACAGGTTTTCGGGGCTGCGGTCGACCTCGTGGCAGATGACGTGGTGCTCGATGGAGCACGGTATGATGGAGTAAGCCTCGCCGCCTTTCTGCCTTAAGCCCCAGGTCTCGTCCGTCAGTAAAAAGTACGAGCCCCGAAGTTCAGGGACCCCGATGCTCTTTACAAACTCGGGGTCCGAGAGGTCGACGGAGATATCACGGGCGACCTTGATGTTCTTGACCTCGCCGGATTTCGCCTCGTACTTCCTGTCATCGGATATGACGCGGCCGATGGTCCGGACGACGAGCGTGTAGACGGTCCTCGTGTTCGTGGTCTCCCGCTCGCTCTTTTTAAGGTAGAGCACGGGCACGCCCCGGGCCACATCGGCCAGAACCTCCGGGGTAAAAGACTCGACCGGCTTACGGCAAAGCCCGTACGTCTCTATCAGGCCCTGCGGGAACCTTTTCGAAAGGCGGTCGGCCAGCGACTGGTACGGGGTCTCCCTGGCCGCGTACTCGACGGCATATTCGCCCTGCCCCTTTAGCTGGTACTCCTTGACCGCCTCCGTCGAATCGTTATAAATTATGGTCCGGGGATCGGGGAAAAGCGCAGCGACGGCGATCCCGAAGCCGATGGCGGCCAGCTCGCACTCGATGTTACGCAGCGGATCGGGCACAACCCTCGCCGTAGACTGGAAGACCTCCATGCCGTCCTTCACGGCGACGCAGCCGATGTAAGAGGTGCCCTTTTCATTGAAGGACGAATCGCAATAAACCTCGAGCATAAATAAAAAGGAAAGGCGACGCCACCATATTAAATTGTCGAGCGGCACCGCAATAAGTCATATTCCTTATTCCATCTCCATGACCTGCTCATAGAATTTTACCTTATTCTCCAGCTCCCCGATGCCCGCATCGAGGACAAATTTGGGGAAACGCGTCATCCGTACGATATAATGCCCGTATTGTTCCTTGAACTGCGGGTTACTTTCCAGCATTTGGCCGTAGCCCTTCATGTCGGCATTTAATTTTTCACGCTTTGCAAGGGCATCCTTTAGCTCTAGCCTGGCGTCTTCGTATAGCGGCTTTGTAACGCGGAGCCGCTCCTCTTTCGTTAGAAAGCCGAAGTGGACGGCGTGGATCTTGTAATAAAAATCGGTCAAGCCCGGGCTCGTGCTTGGCTCAATGGGCGTTGCCGCCAGCTCCACGACTCTTTTCTTTCCGGCATCCGTGATGTGATACACCTTTTTATCCGGCACCGCTTCCTGCATCTCACGCTTGCCCTCGATATACCCCTCTTTCTGGAGCTTCGCCAGAGTCGGGTAGAGCGCACTGTTACTAAGCTTGAAGTAGCGGTCCCCATAGCTGGTCTCGATGGCCTGCTTGATCATGTAGCCATGCAGCGGCGCTCCCATCAATATACCGAGGATCACCAGATCAATCTCTTTCTTATCGAGTCCCATCGTGTCACTGCCATTGTACTTTAGTTCTATTCGACCTATGTCCTGTCGACATATATTAAATTTTGTAAGGAAGCCTTACGGCTTACTCCTCTACTCCTCCTTCCATTTCATCAGCACGACGCCTATGGCGAAGAAGACAACGCCGAGGACCGCGACGACTCCCAGGTTAAACAGCGCGTCATTGAAGTTGCCGGATATCATGGCGTCCCGCAGCCCGTAGTTCAGGTAGGTGAGCGGCGATATCCTCGCGAAGTCCTGCAGGAACGACGGCATCAGGTCCACGGAGAAGAACGTCCCCGAGATGAACATGAGCGGGAAGCAGATCATCGTCGATACGGTGGACGCCGATTCCTCGCTCTTCAGGATGCCGGCGAAGATCATGCCCAGGCCGACGAAGGTCATGGTGCCGAATAGTATGAGGGCGAACGCCATGACATCGAAGTTTATGTGGATGCCGTAGACAGCGTAGGCGATAGCCAGGGACAGGGCGATGGACAGCAGCGTAATGATGGTCTGGCTGATGATCTTGGAGATATTCCATTCCACCCGGGACAGCGGCGTCGTGGCGAGCTTGCGGAATATGCCCCTCGCACGGTTCTTTACGTTGATGCTCACCGTGGTGGTGATGGCCGACAGCATCATGCACATGCCGATGATGCCCGGCAGGGCGAAGTCCAGCGGCTTCATGGCGGTCGTGGCCACGTCCTGCGAGTCCAGCGCGATGCTTTCCTTAGCGCCGGCTGCCTTAAGGTTGTAGGCGTCGGTTACCTGCTGCACGATGGTCAGGAAGATAGCGGACGTCTGCTGCGACTTATCGTAGTAGAGCTCAACGTGCGACCCGGCGCTATTGTTGTTACCGAACCCATGCGGTATTTCAAGGTACGCCCCGATCTTGCCGTCCTTCAGCGACTGGGCGAGGTCGGCCGACGTGCCTTCCTGCAGCTTGACGGCGCCGGTGGCGTTCAGGGCATCGACGAATGCCATGGAAGAGGCCGAGCCGTCGTCATTCGCGTAGCTGAGCGTCAGGGGACCCGACTGGAGGCCATACATCATTCCCATGAGCAGGAGCATTATGACCGGGAACCCGAATGTCCAGAACATGTTCCCCTTGTTCCTGAAGAACATCAGGAGGCTGTACTTAATTTCTGCCAGTATCTTGCTCATCTATGCCGCCTCCTGGTGGAGCTTTTCGCCGGTGAGATTGAGGAACACGTCCTCGAGGGTGGACTTTTTGACATATAGCTCCTTACAGGCCGCGTGCCTGTCGTTGATGAGACCGATGGCCCGGGACATGACGGCCATGCCGTCGTTCTCGGGCAACCTGACGACGATGTCGTTCCCTTCCAGGCTGCTGCCCGGCATCTCTTTCCGGAGAAGCTCGATGGTCGGGGCGTCGCATTCCCTTATTATGAGCGTGTTGCCGCCGCCATACTGGTTGATCAGGTCCTCGGGGCTACCCTCGGCGATGATCTTGCCGTGGTTGATGACATCGATGCGGTCGGCCAGGTAGTAGGCCTCGTCCATGTAATGGGTGGTCAGGAAAACGGTCTTGCCATGGCTCTTGAGGGCTTTGATGGCTTCCCAGACTTCCCTTCTGGCTTTCGGGTCCAAGCCAGTCGTGGGCTCGTCGAGGAATACGATTTCCGGGTCGTTGATAAGTGCGATAGCGATGCCTACCCTCTGCTTGAGGCCGCCGGACAGGTTCTTGAATAGTACGTTCTTCTTATCAGTCAGGTCGAATGTCTTGATGAGCTCGTCCACGCTGCCGTACTTCTTGTACATCTGGCCGAAATAGTCGATGTTCTCCCTGACCGTGAGCCAGTCGAAGGCGTTAAAGCTCTGCGGCAGGACGCCGATCTTTTCCTTGATGGCCATCTCGTCCTTTTTGATGTCAAGGTCAAGGAGGCTTATCGTTCCAGAAGTAGGTGTCTTAAGGCATTCGAGTATCTCGACGGTCGTCGTCTTGCCCGCGCCGTTAGGCCCGAGGAAGGCGAAGACCTCGCCCTGCTTCACGTCGAAGGATATGCCGTCGACGGCGGTAAAGTTCCCGTATTTCTTCGCGAGTGATTTGACTTCGATCACATTCTGCATGAGTATCACCATAGTTCTATTGGACATAGTTTAAAAGGACTTATGTCTATTAACATTATGTCTATAAGACCTATGTCCAATGGACATAATGGCTTACTATTATTTATAGTTTACTGAGTAAGGGGCTTTGCACCTAAAGTACTTTTTTTCAAAGACTTTAGGTGCAGAATTAGTACTTTAAGTGCAGATGCGATAGCTTAATAAACTAGGGTTCTGGCAACATAGCGGGTGATGAGGAAGGCTATGTAAAAACGGTTGCCGAGAGTTTCAAATATATATGATAATAATAGGTTTATTTTAAATTGCATTCAACCATAAGTGCGTATGAATATTACTCTGGTTGCGATAATATAGGATTTTTAAAACCGGCTAGGGAGGAATGATAGCTGCTGGAGACCGAAAGAGTTCACCTCACGAGGGAGAAAGCGACGCTCCTTGCCACGCTATATGCTAGGGCGCTGGACTATCGTTCAGAAGACACTATCCTGGGCGATAAGCTCTCCTATGACGTGATGCAAAAAATTGATTACGATTATAATAAATTCAAGCTCGATAATGTCGACAAGTTGACCCTGGTGCTCCGGTCAAGGTATCTGGATCATTGGACGAGGGAGTTCCTCACCGCCCATCCGGCCTCGACTGTGCTGCACCTGGGCTGCGGCCTCGACAGTCGGGTATTCCGAATCGATCCTCCTGCCACGGTCCGCTGGTACGATGTGGACTATCCAGAAGTGATCGAGCTCCGAAGGCTCCTCTACCCAGAGCGACATGATTATTATATGATCGGCACTTCGGTCACTGACCAACATTGGCTTGACGGGATACCCGTTGATCGCCCTGTGCTCGTGGTCGCCGAGGGGCTAGTAATGTACCTTACGGATAAAGAGTGCATTGATCTTTTTAAGCGCATCACCGGCCGCTTTTCCGACGGGCAATTCATCTTCGACTCTTTGAGCCGGCTAGCTTTACGGCTTAGTAAATTAACGCCCAACTCAGGGGTGATGGGAGCCTTCATAAATTGGGGTGTCGACGATCCCTTGGAACTGGAGAGGTCTATCCCACGGCTCAAACTCGTAACGGAAATTTACTTCATGGACATGCCCGAGTATAAGAGGCTCCCATTGGTAGAACGCAATATATGGTACATGGTGAGCCATATTGCTTTCATGAAAAGTTGGATACGGCTGCTTCGCTACAAGTTTTAAAAAAATGAAAATTCAAGTGGTTTTTGCCTTCTGACTTGTATTCTGGATTAGGGTTATCCATTTGTCATCGCCCTTTTCGCCAGAATCCTAATTCGGATGAAAAATGGGTAGATAAACCTATCGCTTAGTATCCCGACTTTAGGTGCAGAGTTTAGACTTTAGGTGCAAGATTGATTTTAGGTGCAAAGCCTGAGTAAGGCTCCGCAAGAATGGTGATGAATTGCCGGGGAAGTTTAGAATCGGATAGTAAAAAGTGATCAATCTGCCAATTGAGCTTTAAACCGGTTTTACTGTGCCATACTGTGCCTCAAATTTATTGTAGACGAGTTCTTCCAGATCCTCATTTTTCTTGCGCTCTTTTTTATCGCGTCGTGCCGTCTCGATTGGGTATCGGGCTGGGCCGTCAACTCTGCGGACCCTTATAGGGTGAAAAGCTTAATTAGCGGGCGCCGTCATACATTCGTACTTAGGTGCACGGGATATGTCACAGGTTTTAGTCTACTCGAGGGGTGGCAACACGCGCAAGCTGGCTGATGCCATAGCGGGAGAGCTGGGAGTTAAGGCGGCCGACGTGAAGGCGGCTTCTCTGGATAAGGGAAACGGCGTTCTTTTTCTGGGCTCCGGATGCTATGCGGGCAAGCCGGGAAAGGGCATGATGGACTTCATCGAGGCGAATGACTTTAAGGGCCGTATGGTGGCGCTATTCGGTACGTCGGCCAACGGCCATGGTAAGCAGGTCGGCATCATGGAGGAGGCCTTAAAGCAAAAAGGCGCAAAGATCCTGGGCAGTTATGAAAGTACGGGGCAGTTTCTAATGTTCATCCGACGAGGCCACCCGAACGATGAGGATGTTGTCGGCGCTAAAAAGTTTGCCGGAGACCTGGCGAAGCTTGGCTAAATTGGCGAATTCCGACTGTGTCACGATAATAAGGGAAATCTGCCGATAGCGTTTTTAGCCGCTCCGGGATCTGTCGCCAGAGCGCTGTTTATCCTTATCAGGCTGGAAGTATCCGGCGGCCTGGCGCTGGTTGCTTATTTTCATTAGCTTTTCTAGTACCCGGACGCTGCTTTCCACGTACTCGACGCCCCATTCGGTCATCGTTTGGGAATACGGGTCCATCCGGGAGCCATATTTTTTTAGGGCTTCCGAGCCTTTATCCCGGACCGCAGAGTATGCCTCGTAGTAGGGCATGATGACCCTTTCCCGCTCTTCCCTCGTGAGCATAAAGAAGAAGACCGCGTGCACGGTGAAGTCCATGAAGTCCGGCAGCACGCCTTTTTTTACTTTAATGGGCGTCGCGACCAGCGTCCGCAGGTGCTTTCGACCGGCATCCGTGATCCGGTACACCTTACGGTCGGGGACTTTTTCGTGGGATTCCCGGTGCCCTTCAATGTAGCCCCTGCTCTCCAGGTCTGCCAGCCTGGGGTAAAGTAGGCTGTTGATGACGTTGATGTACGTGTTCCCGAAGCTCTGGTCGATGCGCCTCTTCAGCTCATAGCCGTGGGCAGGCCCCTGGAGGAAATGTCCGAGGATGATTATGTCGGTCTCAGCTCTTCCCATGTGATCAGTCCGTATTAGTCCATTCTGACTTAAGTAATATTGACATAGTCCTTCAAATATTTAACGGGAAGGAGGCGTTCAGTCCTCCTTCCACTTGAGCGCCGCCACGCCCGCGACGAAGAACACGGCGCCGATCGATGCGACTATTATCAGGCTCGTCACGGCATCGCCCGGGTTGCCGGATATCATGGTGTCCCGGAGCCCGTTGTTCAGGTACGTCAGCGGCGACACATCTGCGAACAACTTGAAGAACCATGGCATGTTGTCTACGGGGAAGAACGACCCCGAGAGGAACATCAGGGGGAAAGTGACCATGTTGGCAGCACTGGTCGCAGATTCCTCGCTCTTCAGCAGTGATGCGATGATCAGCCCCAATCCCACGAATGTGATTGTGCCCACGATGACTAGCAATATCGCGATAATGTCAACGTTCGGGTGCAGGTTGAACACAAGCCCGGCGAACACGACGGACAGGCCCACCGACAGGAGCGTGATGATGGCCTGGGTAATGATCTTCGAGGCGTTCCATTCGATCCGCGAGACGGGGGTGGTCGCGAGCTTTCGGAATATGCCCCGCGCCCGGTTCTTCACGTTGATGGCGACCGTCGAGTTCATGGACGCCGACATGATGGACATGCCGATAATGCCGGGCAGCATGAACTCCATCATGTTACCGACGCCTGGCATCGATGCGGCCTGCGGCGAATACATGAAGCCCAGGATGACGAACAGCATGATGGGGAACCCGAAGGTCCAGAACATGCCGCCCGTGTTCCGGGAGAATATGGTCAGGCTGTACCGGATTTCGGCGAGCATCTTCTGCATCTATGCCGCCTCCTGTACCAGCTTCTCGCCCGTGAGATTGAGGAACACGTCCTCCAGCGTCGACTTCTTCACGTAGAATTCCTTGCAGGCAACGTGCCCTTCGTTGATGAGCGCTACGGCCTTCGAGATGCTGGCCATGCCGTCTCCCTCGGGAAGGCTGACGACGATGTCGTTCCCCACCCGGCGGCTGCCGGTCAGCTCTCTCGTCAGGTACTCCTGGGCATCACGCCCGCAGTCCCGGATGATGAGGGTATTTCCCCCGCCATATTCGTTGATGAGGTCCTCGGGCGTGCCTTCGGCGATAATTTTGCCCCGGCTGAGGATGTCTATTCGGTCCGCGAGATAGTACGCTTCGTCCATGTAGTGGGTGGTCAGGAACACGGTCTTGCCGCGCCCCTTCAACGCCTTGATCGCTTCCCATACCTCGCGCCTTGCCTTCGGGTCCAGCCCCGTCGTGGGCTCATCGAGAAAGACAATGTCCGGGTCGTTGATGAGCGATATGGCGATCCCGACGCGCTGTTTCAGCCCGCCGGACAGGTTCTTGAATAGCACATTCTTCTTATCCCGGAGGTCGAACATGTCGATCAGCTCATCCACGCCGGTGCGTCGGCTGTACATCTGCCCGAAGTAGTCGATATTTTCCCTCACCGTAAGGAAATCGAACGCGTTGAAGCTCTGGGGCAGGACGCCGATCTTTTCCTTGATCTCCATCTCGTCTTTCCTCAGGTCGAGGCCCAGCAGGCTTATCGACCCGGATGTGGGCGTCTTGAGGCATTCGAGTATCTCTACCGTGGTCGTCTTTCCCACGCCGTTCGGCCCAAGGAAGGCGAAGACTTCGCCCTGCCTCACGTCGAACGATATGCCGTCGACAGCGGTGAAGCTCCCGTATTTCTTATTTAATGATCTCACTTCTATTACATTCTCTACCATATTTTCACCTTCATTCGAACGTTTTTCGAACGCTGCTCTCGGCGATAAGGGCCCGCATATGTCGCGCGAACGAAGTG contains these protein-coding regions:
- a CDS encoding ABC transporter ATP-binding protein; the protein is MQNVIEVKSLAKKYGNFTAVDGISFDVKQGEVFAFLGPNGAGKTTTVEILECLKTPTSGTISLLDLDIKKDEMAIKEKIGVLPQSFNAFDWLTVRENIDYFGQMYKKYGSVDELIKTFDLTDKKNVLFKNLSGGLKQRVGIAIALINDPEIVFLDEPTTGLDPKARREVWEAIKALKSHGKTVFLTTHYMDEAYYLADRIDVINHGKIIAEGSPEDLINQYGGGNTLIIRECDAPTIELLRKEMPGSSLEGNDIVVRLPENDGMAVMSRAIGLINDRHAACKELYVKKSTLEDVFLNLTGEKLHQEAA
- a CDS encoding ABC transporter permease, encoding MQKMLAEIRYSLTIFSRNTGGMFWTFGFPIMLFVILGFMYSPQAASMPGVGNMMEFMLPGIIGMSIMSASMNSTVAINVKNRARGIFRKLATTPVSRIEWNASKIITQAIITLLSVGLSVVFAGLVFNLHPNVDIIAILLVIVGTITFVGLGLIIASLLKSEESATSAANMVTFPLMFLSGSFFPVDNMPWFFKLFADVSPLTYLNNGLRDTMISGNPGDAVTSLIIVASIGAVFFVAGVAALKWKED
- a CDS encoding PadR family transcriptional regulator, translating into MGRAETDIIILGHFLQGPAHGYELKRRIDQSFGNTYINVINSLLYPRLADLESRGYIEGHRESHEKVPDRKVYRITDAGRKHLRTLVATPIKVKKGVLPDFMDFTVHAVFFFMLTREERERVIMPYYEAYSAVRDKGSEALKKYGSRMDPYSQTMTEWGVEYVESSVRVLEKLMKISNQRQAAGYFQPDKDKQRSGDRSRSG
- a CDS encoding ABC transporter permease → MSKILAEIKYSLLMFFRNKGNMFWTFGFPVIMLLLMGMMYGLQSGPLTLSYANDDGSASSMAFVDALNATGAVKLQEGTSADLAQSLKDGKIGAYLEIPHGFGNNNSAGSHVELYYDKSQQTSAIFLTIVQQVTDAYNLKAAGAKESIALDSQDVATTAMKPLDFALPGIIGMCMMLSAITTTVSINVKNRARGIFRKLATTPLSRVEWNISKIISQTIITLLSIALSLAIAYAVYGIHINFDVMAFALILFGTMTFVGLGMIFAGILKSEESASTVSTMICFPLMFISGTFFSVDLMPSFLQDFARISPLTYLNYGLRDAMISGNFNDALFNLGVVAVLGVVFFAIGVVLMKWKEE
- a CDS encoding flavodoxin family protein, whose amino-acid sequence is MSQVLVYSRGGNTRKLADAIAGELGVKAADVKAASLDKGNGVLFLGSGCYAGKPGKGMMDFIEANDFKGRMVALFGTSANGHGKQVGIMEEALKQKGAKILGSYESTGQFLMFIRRGHPNDEDVVGAKKFAGDLAKLG
- a CDS encoding ABC transporter ATP-binding protein — translated: MVENVIEVRSLNKKYGSFTAVDGISFDVRQGEVFAFLGPNGVGKTTTVEILECLKTPTSGSISLLGLDLRKDEMEIKEKIGVLPQSFNAFDFLTVRENIDYFGQMYSRRTGVDELIDMFDLRDKKNVLFKNLSGGLKQRVGIAISLINDPDIVFLDEPTTGLDPKARREVWEAIKALKGRGKTVFLTTHYMDEAYYLADRIDILSRGKIIAEGTPEDLINEYGGGNTLIIRDCGRDAQEYLTRELTGSRRVGNDIVVSLPEGDGMASISKAVALINEGHVACKEFYVKKSTLEDVFLNLTGEKLVQEAA
- a CDS encoding PadR family transcriptional regulator, which translates into the protein MGLDKKEIDLVILGILMGAPLHGYMIKQAIETSYGDRYFKLSNSALYPTLAKLQKEGYIEGKREMQEAVPDKKVYHITDAGKKRVVELAATPIEPSTSPGLTDFYYKIHAVHFGFLTKEERLRVTKPLYEDARLELKDALAKREKLNADMKGYGQMLESNPQFKEQYGHYIVRMTRFPKFVLDAGIGELENKVKFYEQVMEME
- a CDS encoding class I SAM-dependent methyltransferase: MQKIDYDYNKFKLDNVDKLTLVLRSRYLDHWTREFLTAHPASTVLHLGCGLDSRVFRIDPPATVRWYDVDYPEVIELRRLLYPERHDYYMIGTSVTDQHWLDGIPVDRPVLVVAEGLVMYLTDKECIDLFKRITGRFSDGQFIFDSLSRLALRLSKLTPNSGVMGAFINWGVDDPLELERSIPRLKLVTEIYFMDMPEYKRLPLVERNIWYMVSHIAFMKSWIRLLRYKF